A window of Acidobacteriota bacterium contains these coding sequences:
- a CDS encoding CpaF family protein: MELTVADLTPFLPGLEAALDDETVSEVMINGPGTVFIERAGRMTALDAPELTADAVARAAVQIARPLGRDPLSEPVIDARLADGSRVAICGPPAAPTAAITIRRFGGRAFTVAELTASGSLPAAVADETAAVLRHGRNVLISGGTGSGKTTLLNALVSLLPAEGRVVSIEDTLELRLRRTNGLRFEARGLGDRGVTIRDLVRHALRHRPDHIVVGEVRGAEAADLLQALNTGHGGSLATVHANNAAAALSRLATCAMQASDALPWAVVCRGVVDGIEAVIHQTRTPEGVRRVDQMVRVRDYDAQENRWVVETVWPAPPPSRTGSSVSSPVEPARSSARRKKRGRRRRQSRK, encoded by the coding sequence ATGGAGCTGACCGTCGCCGACCTGACGCCGTTCCTGCCGGGGCTCGAAGCCGCACTCGACGACGAGACCGTCTCCGAGGTGATGATCAACGGCCCGGGCACGGTCTTCATCGAGCGCGCCGGCCGCATGACGGCGCTCGACGCGCCGGAGCTGACGGCCGACGCGGTGGCGCGCGCCGCCGTCCAGATCGCACGGCCGCTCGGAAGGGACCCGCTCTCCGAGCCGGTCATCGACGCCAGGCTGGCGGACGGCTCGCGCGTCGCCATCTGCGGCCCGCCGGCCGCCCCGACGGCCGCGATCACCATCCGCCGCTTCGGGGGCCGGGCCTTCACCGTCGCCGAGCTGACCGCGAGCGGGTCGCTTCCGGCCGCCGTCGCCGACGAGACCGCGGCCGTGCTCCGCCACGGCCGCAACGTCCTGATCTCCGGCGGTACCGGTTCCGGCAAGACGACGCTGCTGAACGCGCTGGTGTCGCTGCTGCCCGCCGAAGGCCGCGTCGTCTCCATCGAGGACACCCTGGAGCTGCGGCTGCGCCGGACCAACGGCCTGCGGTTCGAGGCGCGCGGGCTCGGCGACCGCGGCGTCACCATCCGCGACCTGGTGCGCCATGCGCTGCGCCACCGGCCCGACCACATCGTCGTCGGCGAGGTCCGCGGGGCCGAGGCCGCAGACCTGCTCCAGGCGCTCAACACCGGGCACGGGGGCAGCTTGGCCACGGTGCATGCGAACAATGCCGCCGCGGCCCTGTCGCGGCTGGCGACCTGCGCCATGCAGGCCAGCGACGCCCTGCCCTGGGCCGTCGTCTGCCGCGGCGTGGTCGACGGCATCGAGGCCGTCATTCACCAGACCCGGACGCCCGAAGGCGTCCGCCGCGTCGACCAGATGGTGCGCGTGCGCGACTACGACGCGCAAGAGAACCGCTGGGTCGTCGAGACCGTCTGGCCGGCGCCGCCGCCATCCAGGACCGGCTCCAGCGTCTCGTCGCCGGTCGAGCCGGCGCGGTCTTCGGCCCGGCGGAAGAAGAGAGGACGGCGGAGGCGTCAGTCCCGGAAGTGA